One stretch of Wolbachia endosymbiont of Armadillidium arcangelii DNA includes these proteins:
- a CDS encoding IS110 family transposase, whose translation MVISYQNFIGIDIGKLEFVIAVNEQKSVIKFDNSCSGWKQFYQKFSNILPNSMIILEATGGYELGLLYFLIDRNIAVHRANTRQVKNFILSHGTLAKTDNLDAKALAQYGVERCGRLQLFTPISKEQTTLFTLCQRRDDITKMLVQEKNRLKTPGNDYIKESCQQTIEFLNNQVEKLDQAIQKIVNENPELNRYQKILETVPGIGRKTSQCLLCLIPELGSLNKRQVASLAGVAPHPKESGKAIGYRRIIGGRSNVRSKLFTAAMAARNSKSELAAFYCKLIDSGKRKMVALTALMRKIIVIANARLKEAINLHV comes from the coding sequence ATGGTTATATCTTATCAAAATTTTATTGGCATTGATATCGGAAAACTTGAATTTGTCATTGCAGTGAATGAACAAAAAAGTGTTATCAAGTTTGACAATAGTTGTTCTGGCTGGAAACAATTTTACCAAAAATTTTCAAATATCTTACCCAATTCCATGATAATTTTAGAAGCTACAGGAGGCTATGAGCTTGGCTTATTGTATTTTCTTATTGACAGAAACATTGCTGTGCATCGTGCTAATACTCGTCAAGTTAAAAACTTCATTCTATCTCATGGAACTTTGGCAAAGACTGACAATCTGGATGCAAAAGCGCTTGCCCAATATGGTGTTGAGCGTTGTGGACGTCTGCAGCTATTTACACCTATCTCAAAAGAACAAACCACCTTATTTACACTTTGTCAGCGTCGTGATGATATTACAAAAATGCTTGTTCAAGAAAAAAATAGGCTTAAAACTCCTGGAAATGATTACATTAAGGAAAGTTGTCAACAAACTATTGAATTCCTCAATAATCAGGTAGAAAAGCTTGATCAAGCTATACAAAAAATAGTCAATGAAAACCCTGAACTGAACCGATACCAGAAGATTCTTGAAACAGTTCCTGGAATAGGTAGAAAAACCTCTCAATGTTTATTGTGCCTTATACCGGAACTTGGTTCCTTAAACAAAAGGCAAGTTGCAAGCCTTGCAGGTGTTGCACCTCATCCTAAGGAAAGTGGTAAAGCTATTGGTTACCGAAGGATTATAGGTGGAAGAAGTAACGTTCGTTCAAAGCTTTTCACAGCTGCTATGGCTGCTAGAAACTCCAAGTCAGAACTTGCTGCTTTTTATTGTAAGCTTATTGATAGTGGTAAAAGAAAGATGGTAGCACTCACTGCACTTATGCGTAAAATTATAGTCATCGCCAATGCCAGACTTAAAGAAGCAATTAATTTGCATGTTTAG
- the tnpC gene encoding IS66 family transposase yields the protein MITVLQERVVAENVNLKEEIKALIRENDSLKAKIVELEDKLGLNSQNSSLPPSRDIYRKKAKKKSDKKPGGQPGHKVHKRKLMAADEVVSCTIDTICMCGGKVILEDEIIHQKAELPEIKPIITEYRLQRGRCRVCKKRITANLPEGVARDLLGSNAKAIISSLSGFFINSKREVQQILGSIFNLNISLGLVSNTERRVSKKCASEYEKMKEELQESEYLHIDETDQGKRGWSWVITNKALTLLRVTESRGKKVLKSLLPEYDGIVVSDRYAVYNYFNRENRQICWAHLARDFERFAHSKNVEVSKIGQALKSLSNKVFVVDKAKKQNLIDNLRFYRLMRKIQKRVKHFLRKMTRVVNSTQASRMAAKMLRSEDMMWKFLRKPEVIETTNNLAERQIRRYVIYRKNSFFTWSERGERFVERMLSIFLTSRLNGQNPFQKLQNLVAVTA from the coding sequence ATGATAACAGTGCTGCAAGAGAGGGTTGTGGCAGAAAACGTTAATCTCAAGGAAGAAATAAAAGCGCTGATCAGAGAAAATGATAGCTTGAAAGCAAAAATAGTTGAATTAGAAGACAAATTGGGCTTAAATTCGCAAAATTCATCGCTACCACCGTCACGAGATATATATCGTAAGAAAGCAAAAAAGAAAAGTGATAAAAAACCAGGAGGTCAGCCAGGACATAAGGTGCATAAGCGTAAATTAATGGCTGCAGATGAGGTAGTGAGCTGCACAATTGATACGATTTGTATGTGTGGAGGTAAGGTTATTTTAGAAGATGAAATTATTCATCAGAAGGCAGAGTTGCCAGAAATTAAGCCAATTATAACTGAGTACAGATTGCAAAGAGGACGTTGTAGAGTATGTAAAAAAAGAATTACAGCAAATTTACCCGAAGGTGTTGCAAGAGATCTTCTAGGGTCTAATGCTAAAGCGATCATAAGCAGCCTTAGCGGCTTTTTTATTAACTCAAAAAGAGAGGTACAGCAAATTTTAGGCAGTATTTTTAATCTAAATATAAGCCTTGGTTTAGTTTCAAATACTGAACGCAGGGTATCGAAGAAGTGTGCATCTGAATATGAAAAAATGAAGGAAGAGTTGCAAGAAAGCGAATATTTGCATATAGACGAAACAGATCAAGGAAAGAGAGGCTGGAGTTGGGTAATAACGAACAAAGCGTTGACACTTCTGAGGGTAACTGAGTCTCGTGGTAAGAAGGTGTTGAAGAGTTTACTGCCAGAATATGATGGTATAGTTGTGAGCGATAGATACGCTGTATACAATTACTTCAATCGTGAAAATAGACAGATATGTTGGGCACATTTGGCAAGAGATTTTGAGAGATTTGCCCATAGTAAAAATGTTGAAGTAAGCAAAATTGGCCAAGCACTAAAATCGCTCAGCAATAAGGTGTTTGTAGTAGATAAGGCAAAAAAACAAAATTTGATAGATAATTTGAGATTTTATCGACTGATGCGAAAAATTCAGAAAAGGGTAAAACATTTTTTACGTAAAATGACGAGGGTTGTAAATAGCACTCAAGCTTCAAGAATGGCCGCTAAGATGTTACGGTCTGAGGATATGATGTGGAAGTTTTTAAGAAAACCTGAAGTGATAGAAACAACCAACAACCTTGCAGAACGGCAAATTAGACGGTACGTAATTTATCGTAAAAACAGCTTTTTCACCTGGTCAGAACGTGGAGAAAGATTCGTGGAAAGAATGTTGTCGATATTTTTGACATCACGTCTAAATGGCCAGAACCCCTTTCAAAAGCTACAGAATCTAGTAGCTGTCACTGCTTAG
- the murD gene encoding UDP-N-acetylmuramoyl-L-alanine--D-glutamate ligase — MARISYLAVQLNKYKNQSVAVFGLGKTGLSVINALTKSSARIYAWDDNEEQIANAKMIYKECNFIHPKEYNWHEIRTLILSPGVPTTTHWIVKLARSFDCKIKSDIELFLETKTTNQKVIGITGTNGKSTTTSLIGHILKSAGKKVAIGGNLGVPILDLERDAEIYVIEFSSFQLEIMNEINVDISVLLNITPDHIDRHGSMNNYIATKLKLINGSKIAVIGCDNKITADVFNKFTGNKISISAAMSPSLSSQCLGTGKLENHSLSVSDVKINLISNAENMAATYAVCKLLGVDSNTIINGIKSFPGLRHRNELLGKIKNVLFINDSKATNAESSEKAILSYKNIYWIVGGKSKKGGIESLSKHFTKIRKAFLIGESTEVFANIMENKIDYMKCYNLENAFKLAFKEAINSKEEVTILLSPACSSFDQWKNFKERGEAFCRMFENLRYNYICCLV, encoded by the coding sequence ATGGCTCGCATAAGTTATCTAGCAGTGCAACTAAACAAATACAAAAATCAAAGTGTTGCGGTTTTCGGCCTTGGTAAAACTGGTTTGTCTGTCATTAATGCTCTAACAAAGAGCAGTGCAAGAATCTATGCATGGGATGACAATGAAGAACAAATAGCAAATGCAAAAATGATATATAAAGAGTGTAATTTTATTCATCCCAAAGAATATAATTGGCATGAGATAAGAACATTGATTTTAAGCCCTGGAGTGCCAACAACAACGCATTGGATAGTGAAACTTGCAAGAAGCTTTGATTGCAAAATAAAATCAGACATTGAGCTATTTCTTGAAACTAAAACTACAAATCAGAAGGTTATAGGCATCACAGGAACAAATGGCAAATCAACTACCACATCACTAATAGGGCACATACTAAAATCTGCAGGGAAAAAGGTAGCTATTGGCGGAAATTTAGGTGTTCCTATTTTGGATTTAGAAAGAGACGCAGAAATTTATGTAATTGAATTCTCTTCTTTCCAATTGGAGATAATGAATGAAATTAATGTGGATATTTCTGTATTGCTCAACATCACACCAGACCACATAGATAGACATGGAAGTATGAATAACTACATAGCAACTAAATTAAAATTGATAAACGGTAGCAAGATTGCTGTGATAGGATGTGATAACAAAATTACCGCTGATGTATTCAATAAATTCACTGGGAACAAAATTTCAATCTCAGCTGCGATGTCACCCTCTTTGTCATCCCAGTGCCTAGGCACTGGAAAACTAGAGAATCATAGCTTATCAGTAAGCGACGTAAAAATAAACCTAATATCCAACGCAGAGAACATGGCAGCCACATATGCCGTATGTAAGCTACTTGGAGTAGATAGCAACACCATTATCAACGGAATCAAATCCTTCCCAGGGTTAAGGCACAGAAATGAACTACTTGGCAAAATAAAGAATGTACTTTTTATCAACGATAGCAAAGCAACCAATGCAGAATCGAGTGAAAAGGCAATTTTATCTTATAAAAACATATATTGGATTGTCGGTGGAAAAAGCAAAAAAGGTGGAATAGAATCATTAAGCAAGCATTTCACCAAGATTAGAAAAGCTTTTCTTATTGGGGAATCAACTGAAGTTTTTGCAAATATTATGGAGAATAAAATAGATTATATGAAGTGTTATAATCTAGAAAACGCATTTAAACTGGCTTTTAAAGAGGCAATAAATAGCAAAGAAGAAGTAACGATATTACTTTCTCCTGCATGTTCCTCTTTTGATCAATGGAAAAATTTTAAAGAACGTGGTGAAGCATTTTGCAGAATGTTTGAAAATCTCAGGTACAATTACATATGTTGTTTAGTGTGA
- a CDS encoding COQ9 family protein, protein MKRDEMKLIVDKLIKVIPFEGISDATLLKVCTDLNLANSFCKFQNGIYSALEYIAEDLNSSMETELWNYNLEDMKVRERIKLAVQIRLSNYAKLPNYREFLKNVLSSSILPKNTYFSSKVLYRTVSTIWYGIYDQSTDFNYYTKRVILAGVYLSTILFFINDYSEDFVDTLSFLDKRINNVMTFQKFKTRLKGMVESCICSGE, encoded by the coding sequence ATGAAACGAGATGAAATGAAGTTAATAGTAGATAAGCTGATTAAGGTTATTCCATTTGAAGGAATAAGTGATGCAACCTTATTGAAAGTGTGCACGGACCTTAACCTAGCCAATAGTTTTTGTAAATTTCAAAATGGAATATATAGTGCTTTGGAGTACATAGCAGAGGACTTAAATAGCTCAATGGAAACTGAACTTTGGAATTATAATTTAGAAGATATGAAGGTAAGAGAGCGGATAAAGTTAGCTGTCCAAATACGCCTTTCAAACTATGCTAAGTTACCAAATTACAGAGAGTTTTTAAAAAATGTTTTATCATCCTCTATATTACCAAAAAATACATACTTTTCTAGTAAAGTCTTGTACAGAACTGTTAGCACAATTTGGTACGGTATTTACGATCAATCAACAGATTTTAACTACTATACAAAACGGGTGATATTAGCTGGAGTGTACTTAAGTACGATACTTTTTTTTATTAATGATTATTCAGAAGATTTTGTGGATACTCTATCGTTTCTTGATAAGCGTATCAACAATGTCATGACGTTTCAAAAGTTTAAAACCCGTTTAAAAGGAATGGTAGAAAGCTGTATCTGTTCGGGGGAGTAG